A genomic region of Palaemon carinicauda isolate YSFRI2023 chromosome 22, ASM3689809v2, whole genome shotgun sequence contains the following coding sequences:
- the LOC137615828 gene encoding uncharacterized protein, whose protein sequence is MFIREKQEKDGKRAALLADDYHLIHKLKPHSSSPSSSPQVCTFCKKEGHHIKDCPSPKCKASHGKASPNAFSQGPKSGNTANKTTLHCAQPLSDFTAFTYPGKVNDIPVQILRDTGSSQTIISSKLKDLAKPTDQYVTVSDLTCQKVLPIVQISLDCPYFKGSTNVALLDSDLPCKNIDMILGNDLAQTNSTPSLIITQPEVVIEKACKEFSPVVELPCQVVTRSTTSTSRDTEHTAYHPQTNGALERVHQTIKNLLRKYICETGRDWDEDLDLLMYVLRSTPNESTGISPFEMMFGRRPRTNLSMVKENILRGTYKDQQVSIPQYLQSLKVKFDHVYEFANLNLTNSQIRMKNHYDKKAKIRTFKVGDDVLVYRPVPGAPLREKFMGPYKITKRVSKTTYAIETPDKRKPSQLVHINLIKPYQSAKISPQVVHLISRETDHSTHNSRITTPIETSPTPKNLVPEAVDNDKLLAPLEPDEEETLAHNHILSWKDASNSQILSLLSQYLGHLPKVEREELEAVLKSYPAICSDTPGCCTLVQHDIVLEPNANPVRQPFYRVSHRLLPALKAEVEYLLKLDLAAPSKSPWASPCILVKKPNNSYRMCTDYRRVNSVTVKDAYPLPRIADIIDSVSNSKYLTQIDLLKVLCKTMPPKKRFSFGKSDKVNLVKRNKIAGNKRAEEFMEGNKCTKNGS, encoded by the exons atgtttattagagaaaaacaagaaaaagatggcaaaagggctgccctattagctgatgattaccatctcattcataaacttaaaccacattcgtcctcaccttcatcttccccccaggtttgtactttttgtaagaaagaaggtcatcatattaaagactgtcctagtcccaaatgcaaagcatctcatggtaaggcttctcctaatgctttttcacaaggacccaaatcagggaatactgcaaataaaacgactcttcactgtgctcaacctctatcagactttacagcatttacatatcctggtaaagtaaatgatattcccgtgcaaattttgagagatacagggtcctctcaaactatcattagctcaaagttaaaagatttagctaaaccaacagatcagtatgtaaccgtgtcagatttgacttgtcaaaaggttttacctattgtacagatttctcttgattgtccttattttaaaggttcaactaatgtcgccttgttggattctgacctgccttgcaagaacatagacatgattcttggtaatgacttggctcaaactaacagtactcctagtcttatcattacgcagcctgaagtagtgatcgaaaaagcttgcaaagagttttctccggtggtagagcttccctgccaagtagtcaccaggtctacaacctcaacttctagagacactgaacacacag cttatcaccctcagactaatggagccctcgaacgagtacaccagaccattaaaaacctcctgcgcaagtacatttgtgaaactggacgagactgggatgaagacctggatctgcttatgtatgtacttaggagtacacctaatgaatcgactggaatttctcccttcgagatgatgttcggccgcagacctaggaccaaccttagtatggtaaaagaaaacatcctaagaggtacttacaaagaccagcaagtaagtattccgcaataccttcaaagtcttaaggttaaatttgaccatgtttatgaatttgccaatctgaatttaactaacagtcagattcgaatgaaaaaccattacgataaaaaggccaagattagaactttcaaagtaggagatgatgtacttgtatatcgaccagttccaggagctccattgagagaaaaatttatgggtccatataaaatcactaaaagggtctctaaaacaacttatgcaattgaaactccagataaaaggaagcctagccagttagtgcacattaatcttataaaaccataccaatctgcaaagatttctccacaggtagttcacctgataagtagagagactgatcactccactcacaactcgaggataactactcccatcgagacttctcctaccccaaaaaacctagtacccgaggcagttgataatgataaacttttagctcctcttgagccagacgaagaagaaactttggctcataatcatattttgtcatggaaagatgctagtaattcacagattctttctttactttcacagtatcttggtcatcttcctaaggtggaaagggaagaattagaggctgttctgaagtcttatcctgcaatatgttcagacactcctggttgctgtaccttggtgcaacatgatattgtgctagaaccaaacgccaatcccgttcgtcaacctttttatcgggtgtcccatcgtttattaccagccttgaaggctgaggttgagtatttactaaaactagatttggctgcaccaagtaagtctccctgggcatcgccttgtattttagtaaaaaagcctaacaattcctatcgtatgtgtacggattatagaagggttaattctgtaacggtgaaggatgcttatccattacctagaattgcagatattattgactctgtgagtaattctaaataccttacccagattgatctcttgaaag